Within the Serratia sp. UGAL515B_01 genome, the region TCCTGACCATTGCGGCCAGCCTTGGCTGCTGGTTCAGCTATCTGCAAGGACGATGGCTCGGCCATACATCGTTAGTCAAAGGCTGGCTGCTACAGTTACCACTTCAATATCATCAGCGCGCAGACATGCTGTTTGACCGCCACGGACTGGTTTCATTACTGATTGGTCGTTTCCTGGCATTTGTACGCACCCTATTACCGACGATCGCAGGCCTATCAGGCCTGAATAACACACGCTTTCAGATCTTTAACTGGCTAAGCGGCTTACTTTGGGTGGGTTCAGTGGTTACTCTCGGCTACGCTTTCAGCCAGATCCCATTAGTCAAACGCCATGAAGATCAGGTGATGACAGGGTTAATGATCCTGCCTATGGCACTGCTGGTATTCGGCCTGTTGGGTGCCGTTCTAGTAATTTGGCGCCAAAAGCGCGCATCCAGAGTTGGGTAATACGCATTAGCCCTGCATCATTGTCACATTGTTTTCCCGCAGCCGGGCAATCTCATCGCTCGGCGTTATGCCAAAAAAACGTTTAAACTCAC harbors:
- a CDS encoding DedA family protein translates to MDVLKEIIHALWTQDFAALADPSVIWVVYTVLFATLFLENGLLPAAFLPGDSLLLLTGALVAKGVMSFIPVLIILTIAASLGCWFSYLQGRWLGHTSLVKGWLLQLPLQYHQRADMLFDRHGLVSLLIGRFLAFVRTLLPTIAGLSGLNNTRFQIFNWLSGLLWVGSVVTLGYAFSQIPLVKRHEDQVMTGLMILPMALLVFGLLGAVLVIWRQKRASRVG